A single window of Acetohalobium arabaticum DSM 5501 DNA harbors:
- the bioA gene encoding adenosylmethionine--8-amino-7-oxononanoate transaminase: MEDELSLLEKDKEYLWHPFTQMKEWVEDDQLIIERGEGIKLYDTEGNEYYDGVSSIWLNVHGHQKEELDEAVIDQLDRIAHSTMLGLSNKPAIELAEKLVELTPEGLNKVFYSDSGSTAVEIGLKMAFQYWQQIDHDFGAKDKFITLTNAYHGDTVGSVSVGGVDLFHEIYKPLLFDSLKAPSPYCYRCPFDEEKESCNFSCIKELESMMQEHHHEVAAMVIEPLVQGAGGMIVAPDGYLAKVRELCSEYNILLLADEVAAGFGRTGKMFACEHEDVRPDIMTVAKGISGGYLPISATLTTDEIYDAFYDDYETQKTFFHGHSYTGNPLAAAVSVANIELFKEEKIIEKMPPKIKIAADKLAEFRELDHVGDIRQKGLMIGIELIEDKETKEPYDWKEKMGVKVAMKAREKGMIIRPLGNIVVFMPPLCSTEQQLLDMLEIIYESIKEITS, from the coding sequence ATGGAAGATGAATTATCGCTGTTAGAGAAAGATAAGGAGTATCTCTGGCATCCTTTTACTCAGATGAAGGAATGGGTTGAGGATGATCAACTAATTATCGAACGCGGTGAAGGAATTAAGCTGTATGATACAGAGGGTAATGAATATTATGACGGCGTTTCTTCTATTTGGTTGAATGTCCATGGCCATCAGAAAGAAGAGCTGGATGAAGCAGTTATTGACCAGTTGGACAGGATAGCCCATTCTACTATGTTGGGCTTGAGCAATAAGCCGGCAATTGAGCTGGCTGAAAAGTTAGTAGAGTTAACCCCAGAGGGTTTAAATAAAGTATTCTATTCCGACAGCGGTTCTACTGCTGTAGAGATAGGGCTGAAGATGGCCTTCCAGTATTGGCAGCAAATAGACCATGATTTCGGGGCTAAGGATAAATTTATAACTCTAACCAATGCTTATCACGGTGATACAGTTGGTTCAGTCAGCGTCGGTGGAGTAGATCTCTTCCATGAGATCTATAAACCTCTCTTATTCGATAGTTTAAAAGCTCCATCTCCGTACTGTTACCGCTGTCCCTTTGATGAGGAAAAGGAGAGTTGTAACTTCAGCTGTATAAAAGAATTAGAAAGTATGATGCAGGAGCATCATCATGAAGTAGCAGCTATGGTAATTGAACCGCTGGTTCAGGGAGCCGGGGGAATGATTGTAGCACCTGATGGCTATTTAGCCAAGGTGCGGGAATTATGTTCTGAGTATAATATTCTGCTGTTGGCTGATGAAGTAGCCGCTGGCTTTGGGCGAACAGGTAAGATGTTTGCCTGTGAACATGAAGATGTAAGGCCGGATATTATGACAGTAGCTAAAGGAATTAGCGGAGGTTATCTACCTATTTCAGCTACATTAACTACAGATGAGATCTATGATGCTTTCTATGATGATTATGAAACCCAGAAAACCTTCTTCCACGGCCATTCCTATACCGGAAATCCTCTGGCAGCAGCAGTTTCAGTAGCCAATATAGAATTATTTAAAGAAGAAAAGATTATTGAGAAGATGCCTCCTAAAATAAAAATAGCAGCTGATAAGTTAGCCGAATTTAGAGAGTTAGACCATGTCGGCGATATTCGCCAGAAGGGATTAATGATAGGGATTGAATTAATTGAAGATAAAGAAACTAAAGAACCCTATGACTGGAAAGAGAAAATGGGAGTTAAAGTTGCTATGAAAGCTAGAGAAAAAGGAATGATTATTCGTCCTTTAGGAAATATAGTAGTCTTTATGCCGCCGCTCTGTAGTACAGAACAGCAGTTGCTGGATATGTTAGAGATAATTTATGAATCAATTAAAGAGATTACCTCTTGA
- the bioB gene encoding biotin synthase BioB, which produces MEKMDRIKEIYNRVINGEEVTAAEAEELSQLNSEEVWQLIMLARRITEEFIGDKEVDLCSIVNAKSGSCSEDCKFCAQSAYYDTNVEEYSLLSKAEIISRAQEMEDKGADHFGIVTSGKEILSEEEFQRILEAVKELTEETGLKICASLGKLSIKRAKLLAEAGLERYHHNLETSANYFPEICSTHDYSERVTTVKNVKAAGLEVCCGGIIGLGESFRDRIELAFKLKNLDVDSVPINILNPVEGTPLEYSDSLPPLEILQTTAIFRFILPDKMIRYAGGREDNLRSLQPLGLVAGVNGLLVDQYLTTEGQGVEKDIQMVKDLGLM; this is translated from the coding sequence ATGGAAAAGATGGATCGGATTAAAGAAATATATAACCGGGTCATAAATGGAGAAGAGGTAACAGCTGCTGAAGCTGAAGAATTAAGTCAGCTAAATAGCGAGGAAGTTTGGCAGTTAATTATGCTGGCCCGCAGAATAACAGAGGAGTTTATAGGAGATAAAGAAGTGGACCTCTGTTCTATTGTGAATGCTAAATCAGGCAGCTGTTCAGAGGACTGTAAGTTCTGTGCGCAGTCTGCTTATTATGATACAAATGTTGAAGAATATTCACTGCTTTCAAAAGCAGAGATTATCAGTAGAGCCCAAGAGATGGAGGATAAAGGTGCTGATCATTTTGGAATCGTAACTAGCGGTAAAGAGATATTGAGTGAAGAAGAATTTCAGAGGATATTAGAAGCCGTTAAAGAGTTGACTGAAGAGACTGGATTGAAGATCTGTGCTTCATTAGGGAAGTTAAGTATTAAGCGGGCTAAATTGTTGGCAGAAGCCGGTTTAGAACGGTACCATCATAACTTAGAAACTTCGGCTAATTACTTTCCTGAAATTTGCAGTACCCATGATTATAGTGAACGGGTAACAACTGTTAAGAATGTTAAAGCAGCCGGATTAGAGGTCTGCTGCGGCGGAATTATCGGTTTAGGTGAGAGCTTTAGAGATAGAATTGAACTGGCCTTTAAGTTAAAAAATCTGGATGTAGATTCAGTTCCAATTAATATCTTGAATCCTGTTGAGGGCACACCACTGGAATATAGTGATTCTCTACCGCCGCTGGAGATTCTACAAACAACTGCTATCTTCCGCTTTATTCTGCCGGATAAGATGATTAGATATGCTGGAGGGCGGGAAGATAATCTAAGGAGTTTACAGCCGCTAGGTTTGGTAGCCGGCGTTAATGGATTGTTAGTTGATCAGTACTTAACCACCGAAGGCCAGGGAGTAGAGAAGGATATTCAGATGGTCAAAGATTTAGGTTTGATGTAA
- a CDS encoding MTAP family purine nucleoside phosphorylase, translating into MNDEIPEANFGVIGGSSTYALDFPEDLDGDDIEVVGKGLIFSTPYGDSPEFKLFTVGEKRVLTCKMHGWRKWQEDLSRAEASKQVFWVFMQAGVKRVMAEGGVGAINHLLEPRDIVVPTDYIDQSMRRDVDLNQGYLLMMRQAICPELHQVLYEGAQDNPIGRAFRRSNYVVTDGRHFESPAEVEMYKQAGGDVIGQTLCPEVYLAREIGACYAGVYLVVNYAEGVVKDWSHDELKELFHNEGEVIGNILLEALRKIDIDQDCNCSELRKPTLIKEENCGE; encoded by the coding sequence ATGAATGATGAGATTCCTGAAGCTAATTTTGGAGTTATCGGTGGTTCCAGCACTTATGCACTTGATTTTCCTGAGGATTTAGACGGAGATGATATCGAGGTAGTAGGTAAGGGGTTGATTTTTTCTACTCCCTACGGTGATAGTCCAGAGTTTAAATTATTTACTGTAGGAGAGAAGAGGGTCTTGACCTGCAAAATGCACGGCTGGCGCAAGTGGCAGGAAGACTTAAGTAGGGCTGAGGCATCTAAACAGGTATTCTGGGTCTTTATGCAGGCTGGAGTTAAAAGGGTAATGGCTGAAGGTGGAGTAGGAGCCATCAATCATCTACTGGAGCCGAGAGATATAGTAGTACCGACTGATTATATAGACCAGTCCATGCGCAGGGATGTAGACTTAAATCAGGGGTATCTATTAATGATGCGCCAGGCAATCTGTCCTGAGCTTCATCAGGTTCTCTATGAAGGTGCTCAGGATAATCCTATCGGCCGTGCTTTTAGGCGGAGCAATTATGTAGTTACTGATGGACGACATTTTGAGAGTCCTGCCGAGGTTGAGATGTATAAACAGGCCGGCGGGGATGTTATTGGGCAGACGCTCTGTCCAGAAGTATATCTGGCCCGCGAGATCGGCGCCTGTTATGCTGGAGTTTATCTGGTAGTTAATTATGCTGAAGGAGTAGTTAAGGACTGGAGCCATGATGAACTGAAGGAGCTGTTCCATAATGAAGGAGAAGTAATCGGGAATATTTTACTGGAGGCTTTACGTAAAATAGATATTGATCAAGACTGTAATTGTAGTGAACTTAGAAAGCCTACCTTGATTAAAGAAGAAAACTGCGGAGAATAA
- the bioD gene encoding dethiobiotin synthase, producing the protein MEAGIFITGTDTGIGKTVVTAGLVAALQQQGYNIGAMKPFQSGAVESNGRLLAPDLEFLLKTTELVADGYDLMNPVRLKPPLAPSVAAEVEGVEVDIDEVESAYNSLQQQYQSLIVEGAGGLMVPLAENFLIPDLIKLFSLPVVVVARPNLGTINHTVLTVKVARQLGLEIIGVIINGLKEEEAGLAEETNPELIEELVDIPVLGIVPYREAIGDDPEEVDLGKLIIENVDLEPVIEYLD; encoded by the coding sequence GTGGAAGCTGGAATCTTTATTACTGGAACAGATACCGGCATCGGAAAGACAGTAGTAACTGCCGGTTTAGTAGCAGCTTTACAGCAGCAGGGCTATAATATAGGAGCAATGAAGCCCTTTCAGAGCGGTGCAGTAGAAAGTAATGGTCGGCTATTAGCTCCAGATTTAGAATTTCTATTAAAGACTACAGAGCTGGTTGCTGATGGTTATGATTTAATGAATCCCGTGCGGCTTAAGCCGCCGTTAGCTCCCAGTGTGGCAGCCGAGGTAGAAGGAGTAGAGGTAGATATTGATGAGGTAGAATCTGCTTATAACAGCCTCCAGCAGCAGTATCAGTCCTTAATTGTTGAAGGGGCTGGAGGATTGATGGTTCCGCTGGCTGAGAATTTCTTAATTCCTGACTTAATTAAGCTCTTTTCACTGCCAGTTGTTGTGGTAGCTCGGCCGAATCTAGGAACGATTAACCATACAGTCTTGACAGTTAAGGTAGCTCGACAGTTGGGGCTTGAAATTATCGGAGTTATTATCAACGGTTTAAAAGAAGAGGAAGCCGGTCTTGCTGAAGAGACAAATCCAGAATTAATTGAAGAGTTAGTTGATATACCGGTTCTGGGGATTGTTCCTTATCGAGAAGCGATAGGTGATGATCCTGAAGAGGTTGATTTAGGAAAGTTGATAATTGAGAATGTTGATTTAGAACCAGTAATTGAGTATTTAGACTAG
- a CDS encoding amidohydrolase family protein, translated as MTIKKITDNQQAIILAGSIIDGTGAKPKTRQAIIIDNQKIKKIIPEQQLTDSTELQNYEKIDLNDYTILPGLIDSHVHLALDGIDFKKVTDEWNSISKTKERVNKELKNTLKNGVVAVRDGGDRAQISFIAKQMVEEKEALGPDIVTTNYALSKKEYYGSFLGPGIESKDEIKAEVTKLHQSNIDQLKVLASGIVSFSEYGKVGAVQFSIDELKHIVNLAHEYDLQVMAHASSEEAVQTCIQAGVDTLEHGYFLSEDSLKELAAKEIPWIPTVVPVANQPNDKDLYSEKELVIIKQTYELQLKMIDKAQDLGVKLGIGTDAGAYQVRHGLSYFRELELFNQTSLSPLEIIKIATKNNSEIIELDHKLGSIEPNKKPELIGVKGDPLKDLSLLDNPEIIIHAA; from the coding sequence ATGACAATAAAGAAGATAACTGATAATCAACAAGCAATAATCTTAGCCGGAAGTATTATTGACGGTACCGGAGCTAAACCTAAGACTAGACAAGCTATTATTATTGATAACCAAAAGATTAAAAAAATCATTCCCGAACAGCAGCTAACTGATTCTACTGAACTACAAAATTATGAAAAAATTGATCTCAATGACTATACAATACTGCCGGGTTTAATTGATTCTCATGTTCATCTGGCTTTAGATGGTATCGATTTCAAAAAGGTTACGGATGAATGGAATTCAATATCTAAAACTAAAGAGAGAGTAAATAAAGAACTTAAAAATACATTAAAAAACGGTGTAGTAGCCGTTCGCGACGGCGGTGATAGAGCCCAGATCAGCTTTATTGCTAAACAGATGGTCGAAGAAAAGGAAGCTTTAGGCCCTGACATAGTTACTACCAATTATGCCCTCTCCAAAAAAGAATACTACGGCTCATTCCTTGGGCCAGGAATTGAATCAAAAGATGAAATAAAAGCAGAAGTGACTAAGTTACACCAATCTAATATCGACCAGCTTAAAGTCTTAGCCTCAGGCATTGTTAGTTTCAGTGAATACGGAAAAGTAGGAGCAGTCCAATTCAGCATCGATGAATTAAAGCATATTGTAAATCTAGCTCATGAATATGATCTACAGGTAATGGCCCATGCCAGTTCTGAAGAAGCAGTTCAAACCTGTATTCAGGCAGGAGTCGATACTCTAGAACATGGTTATTTTTTAAGTGAAGACTCTCTAAAAGAATTAGCTGCCAAAGAAATCCCCTGGATTCCTACTGTAGTTCCTGTCGCCAATCAGCCCAATGATAAAGATTTATATTCTGAAAAAGAATTAGTAATCATTAAACAGACCTATGAATTACAACTAAAAATGATAGATAAAGCCCAAGATTTAGGAGTTAAGTTAGGTATCGGCACCGATGCTGGTGCTTACCAAGTGCGGCATGGCCTTTCCTACTTTAGGGAATTGGAGTTATTTAATCAGACCTCTCTTTCTCCACTAGAGATTATCAAGATTGCTACTAAGAATAATTCTGAAATTATAGAACTAGATCATAAGTTAGGAAGTATTGAACCTAATAAAAAACCGGAATTAATTGGAGTAAAAGGTGATCCGTTAAAGGATTTATCGCTATTGGATAATCCAGAAATCATAATTCATGCTGCTTAA
- the dmpI gene encoding 4-oxalocrotonate tautomerase DmpI, which translates to MPIITLEGPELTKEQKKELVKSFTESASEVIGFPEEKFIVMLKETESENVGVGGELLSEKKKD; encoded by the coding sequence ATGCCGATCATTACTTTAGAAGGACCTGAATTAACCAAGGAGCAGAAAAAAGAGTTAGTTAAGTCTTTTACAGAAAGTGCTAGTGAAGTTATTGGGTTTCCAGAGGAGAAGTTTATAGTTATGTTAAAGGAAACAGAAAGTGAGAATGTAGGTGTCGGCGGTGAATTGCTGTCTGAGAAGAAGAAAGATTAG
- the queG gene encoding tRNA epoxyqueuosine(34) reductase QueG → MNLTTKIKEQGKKIGLDEVKITAAEPFPAVKDFLFKMKEEDKLSKFVKGDLDLITDPKQVLSTARSIIVTAISYQVDINQKPNLKEELRGKLSRFTWGEDYHNVLGKKLDQLIDFLNQQVPAVKTKKFVDTGPTVDRALARRAGIGWQGKNCSIIHPEYGSWIFIGGIITDLELKLDLPLENKCGDCQKCIEACPTGALEEPYLLNSSKCLGYVTLSRGYLKEEERQTMGTRLWGCDTCQEVCPYNQEAESGNHSEFQPQTIEVYPQLPDLLTLTDREYQEKFGPTAMNWRGKRPIQRNAAVIMGNLKNPKAIPYLIEGLKDSKPIVRAHSAWALGEIGVANVVADLEQALQIEQTKQVTEELRSAIQKLSS, encoded by the coding sequence ATGAATCTAACAACAAAAATAAAAGAGCAGGGCAAGAAAATTGGCCTTGATGAAGTAAAGATAACAGCTGCTGAGCCTTTTCCAGCAGTTAAAGACTTTTTGTTTAAAATGAAGGAAGAAGATAAGCTTTCTAAATTTGTTAAAGGTGATTTAGATTTAATTACTGATCCTAAACAGGTATTATCAACAGCCAGATCAATAATTGTAACTGCTATTTCTTATCAAGTGGATATAAATCAAAAGCCTAATTTGAAGGAAGAATTGCGGGGGAAGCTGTCTAGATTTACCTGGGGAGAGGATTACCATAATGTATTGGGAAAGAAGCTAGATCAATTAATAGACTTTCTTAATCAGCAGGTGCCAGCAGTTAAAACAAAGAAGTTTGTAGATACCGGACCGACAGTAGATCGAGCTTTGGCCAGACGGGCTGGAATAGGTTGGCAGGGTAAGAACTGTAGTATTATTCATCCAGAGTACGGTTCCTGGATCTTTATTGGAGGTATTATTACTGATTTAGAATTAAAGCTGGATTTGCCCCTGGAGAATAAATGTGGTGACTGCCAAAAATGTATTGAAGCCTGTCCTACCGGAGCTTTAGAGGAACCATATCTTTTAAATAGCAGTAAATGCTTGGGGTATGTTACTTTAAGCAGGGGATATCTTAAAGAAGAAGAGAGACAGACAATGGGAACTAGACTCTGGGGTTGTGATACTTGCCAGGAGGTCTGTCCCTACAATCAAGAAGCTGAAAGCGGTAATCACAGTGAGTTTCAGCCGCAGACTATAGAGGTTTATCCTCAATTACCAGATTTATTAACGCTTACAGATAGAGAGTATCAAGAAAAGTTTGGGCCGACAGCTATGAATTGGCGCGGCAAACGGCCGATTCAGCGTAATGCTGCTGTGATTATGGGAAATCTTAAGAATCCCAAAGCTATTCCGTATCTGATAGAGGGATTGAAAGATTCTAAACCTATTGTACGGGCCCATTCAGCCTGGGCCTTAGGAGAAATCGGGGTTGCTAATGTGGTAGCTGATTTAGAGCAGGCTTTACAGATTGAGCAGACCAAACAGGTAACTGAAGAACTTAGATCAGCGATTCAAAAGCTTTCGTCGTGA
- a CDS encoding flavin reductase family protein — protein MQEVEYNQYLTEALDAISKGAFLTVKAGGELNTMTIGWANVGYIWGKPFFTVLVRHSRHTFELIEKTDEFTVSIPLESDMREELNFCGTKSGRNYDKFIECSLTALSGQVVETPVIGGCDLHYECKIKFTQVMDEDNLDADYQAEWYPEDDYHTLYFGEIVKSYLTE, from the coding sequence GTGCAGGAAGTTGAGTATAACCAGTATCTGACTGAGGCTTTAGATGCTATTTCCAAAGGAGCCTTTCTGACTGTCAAAGCCGGTGGAGAGTTAAATACTATGACTATCGGCTGGGCAAATGTAGGTTATATCTGGGGTAAGCCTTTCTTTACTGTTTTAGTAAGACATTCTCGTCATACTTTTGAATTAATAGAAAAAACGGATGAATTTACAGTAAGTATTCCTTTAGAGAGTGATATGAGAGAAGAATTAAACTTCTGCGGTACTAAATCCGGTAGAAATTATGATAAATTTATTGAATGTAGTCTAACAGCTCTTTCCGGTCAGGTAGTTGAGACTCCTGTTATCGGCGGCTGTGATCTGCATTATGAATGTAAGATTAAGTTTACACAGGTAATGGATGAAGATAATCTGGATGCTGATTATCAAGCAGAGTGGTATCCAGAGGATGATTACCATACTCTTTACTTTGGAGAGATTGTAAAATCTTATCTGACGGAGTAG
- the trmL gene encoding tRNA (uridine(34)/cytosine(34)/5-carboxymethylaminomethyluridine(34)-2'-O)-methyltransferase TrmL, protein MNIVLYQPEIPPNTGNIARTCACTGASLHLIRPLGFSTDEKAVRRAGLDYWDKVDVNYYDSFRELEEKYSDHNFYFATKFASKFYTEIEYKSDDFLVFGQETAGLPEEITERYKENCIRIPMLKEVRALNLANSVSIILYEALRQNGFDNLV, encoded by the coding sequence GTGAATATAGTACTTTATCAGCCTGAGATTCCACCGAACACAGGCAATATTGCCCGTACCTGTGCTTGTACCGGAGCGTCACTGCACTTGATTAGACCGCTTGGATTTTCTACAGATGAAAAAGCAGTCAGACGGGCCGGGCTAGATTACTGGGATAAGGTGGATGTTAATTATTATGATAGTTTTAGAGAGTTAGAAGAGAAGTATAGTGATCATAACTTCTATTTTGCTACCAAGTTTGCATCTAAATTTTATACAGAAATAGAGTATAAAAGTGATGATTTTTTAGTCTTTGGTCAAGAGACAGCAGGACTTCCTGAGGAGATTACTGAGCGATATAAAGAGAACTGTATTAGAATTCCGATGCTTAAAGAGGTTCGAGCCTTGAATTTAGCCAATTCAGTATCCATTATTCTTTATGAGGCTCTGCGGCAGAATGGATTTGATAATTTAGTTTAA
- a CDS encoding DUF523 domain-containing protein, whose translation MLAVSSCLLGCDCKYNGGDNEDKQVLKLTEIKPVIPICPEELGQLPTPRPPAEIKNGDGHDVLDGRAQVVDKQGRDVTNEFIEGAYQSLQQVRMNGITAVVLKSRSPSCGKGRIYTGDFSGDLKDGDGVTTALFKRNGIKVYNEDEIGKLL comes from the coding sequence ATGTTAGCAGTTAGTTCCTGTTTATTAGGCTGTGACTGTAAGTATAATGGGGGGGATAATGAAGATAAGCAAGTATTAAAGCTTACAGAAATCAAGCCAGTAATTCCTATCTGTCCAGAAGAGCTTGGGCAGCTGCCTACTCCACGGCCTCCAGCAGAGATTAAGAACGGTGATGGACATGATGTTTTAGATGGTAGAGCACAAGTTGTAGATAAACAGGGTAGAGATGTAACCAATGAATTCATTGAAGGCGCCTATCAGTCTCTACAACAGGTAAGGATGAATGGTATTACTGCAGTAGTTTTAAAATCACGCAGCCCTTCTTGCGGAAAAGGAAGGATTTATACTGGAGATTTTAGTGGTGACCTAAAAGATGGAGATGGAGTAACTACAGCTTTATTTAAAAGGAATGGAATTAAAGTCTATAATGAGGATGAAATAGGTAAATTGCTGTGA
- the iorA gene encoding indolepyruvate ferredoxin oxidoreductase subunit alpha — protein sequence MEKVLLSGNEAVARGAYEAGVKVATAYPGTPSTEILENIVQYKDDIHCQWSPNEKVSMEVAIGAAFGGVRSLVAMKHVGLNVAADPFMTLSYTGIRGGLVVVSADDPSMHSSQNEQDNRHYARFAKVPMLEPADSQEAKDFVGYALDISEEFDTPVILRTTTRISHAKTVVEPGGREEYSVPEEFEKDPDKFVMVPANAYKRHPKIEERLNRVGDYAETSPLNRVEGQNQELGIITSGVTYNHAKEVFPEASFLKLGITYPLPEKKIKKFAKQVDKLYVIEELDPFLENQIKAMGIEVTGKDKLPLTYELNTKVIRESFIEEKVEDTIVEESKELPPRPPALCPGCPHRGVFYSLNKLGVTVTGDIGCYALGVVPPLSAMDTLVCMGASIGNAFGLELALGDKIKGDVVGVIGDSTYMHSGITGLIDIMYNKGASTIVILDNRITAMTGHQENPVTGKTLMGEDTVEVDLVELNKALGVENVRTVDPYDLGETKKVITEELEKDEISVVVAQRSCVLLDSVERKAPYTVDSDKCQDCGQCLDIGCPALVKEEGEAKINDYLCTGCGVCTEICVFDAIVRDGGSDE from the coding sequence ATGGAGAAAGTGCTCTTATCAGGTAATGAAGCTGTTGCTCGGGGAGCTTATGAAGCAGGAGTAAAAGTAGCTACAGCTTATCCCGGCACTCCCAGTACAGAGATACTCGAGAATATAGTCCAGTATAAAGATGATATCCACTGTCAGTGGTCGCCAAATGAGAAGGTTTCGATGGAAGTAGCTATTGGCGCAGCTTTTGGAGGGGTTAGATCTTTAGTAGCAATGAAGCATGTCGGATTGAATGTGGCTGCTGATCCGTTTATGACTCTTTCCTATACCGGAATTAGAGGAGGATTAGTAGTAGTTTCAGCTGATGATCCCAGCATGCATAGCTCTCAGAATGAACAGGATAACCGTCATTATGCTCGGTTTGCTAAAGTACCTATGTTAGAACCGGCTGATAGTCAGGAGGCTAAAGACTTTGTTGGCTATGCTTTAGATATCAGTGAAGAGTTCGATACTCCGGTAATTTTACGAACTACCACTCGAATTTCACATGCTAAAACAGTAGTTGAACCAGGTGGGAGAGAGGAATACTCAGTTCCTGAGGAGTTTGAAAAAGATCCTGATAAATTTGTGATGGTACCGGCTAATGCATACAAGCGCCATCCTAAAATAGAGGAAAGGCTGAATAGAGTTGGTGACTATGCTGAAACTTCACCATTAAATAGAGTTGAAGGGCAGAATCAAGAGCTTGGTATTATTACCAGTGGAGTAACCTATAATCATGCTAAAGAAGTATTTCCTGAGGCTTCATTCTTGAAGTTAGGAATTACTTATCCGTTGCCGGAAAAGAAGATAAAAAAGTTTGCTAAGCAGGTTGATAAACTTTATGTAATCGAAGAGCTGGATCCATTCTTAGAAAATCAGATTAAGGCCATGGGGATTGAAGTAACTGGTAAGGATAAACTGCCGCTTACTTATGAATTGAATACTAAAGTAATTAGAGAGTCGTTTATTGAAGAAAAAGTAGAGGATACTATAGTAGAAGAAAGCAAAGAACTGCCTCCTAGACCTCCTGCACTCTGTCCTGGCTGCCCCCACCGCGGTGTCTTCTATAGCTTAAATAAGTTAGGGGTAACAGTTACTGGTGATATCGGCTGTTATGCCCTGGGAGTAGTACCGCCGCTGTCGGCTATGGATACATTAGTCTGTATGGGGGCCAGTATTGGTAATGCCTTTGGTCTGGAGTTAGCTTTAGGCGATAAGATTAAAGGAGACGTAGTAGGGGTTATCGGTGATTCAACCTATATGCATTCTGGAATTACAGGCTTAATCGATATTATGTATAATAAGGGTGCTTCTACTATTGTAATTTTGGATAATCGGATTACTGCTATGACAGGCCATCAAGAGAATCCTGTTACTGGTAAGACCTTAATGGGCGAAGATACAGTCGAAGTTGATTTAGTTGAGCTGAATAAAGCTTTAGGAGTTGAAAATGTAAGAACAGTTGACCCTTATGACCTTGGAGAGACCAAAAAAGTTATTACTGAGGAATTAGAGAAGGATGAAATTTCTGTAGTTGTAGCCCAAAGGTCCTGTGTTCTATTGGACAGTGTTGAACGCAAGGCTCCGTATACTGTAGATTCCGATAAATGTCAGGACTGTGGACAGTGTCTTGATATTGGCTGTCCGGCTTTAGTTAAAGAAGAGGGTGAGGCTAAGATTAATGATTATTTATGTACCGGCTGTGGTGTTTGTACAGAAATCTGTGTCTTTGATGCTATCGTAAGGGATGGTGGTAGTGATGAGTAA
- the aroF gene encoding 3-deoxy-7-phosphoheptulonate synthase, with protein MKMLTELDVSDHKEVVEVGDVKIGGEDLAIMAGPCAVESREQLLTAADHVAKEGGQILRGGAFKPRTSPYSFQGLGEEGLEYLAEARERTGLKIVTELLYSDDIELVNSYTDILQIGSRNMQNYGLLKKLGEVDTPVMLKRGYAATIKEWLMAAEYVISHGNDNVILCERGIRTFETATRNTLDLNGIALIKDKLNIPVIIDPSHGTGQRNLVSPMAKAGISAGADGIMVEMHPNPEEALCDGQQSLTLDDFSQLVDELNRVAQAVDKRLAV; from the coding sequence ATGAAAATGTTAACTGAATTGGATGTGTCGGATCATAAGGAAGTTGTAGAGGTTGGAGATGTAAAGATTGGCGGCGAAGACTTGGCAATTATGGCTGGCCCCTGTGCAGTAGAGAGTAGAGAGCAGCTGCTTACAGCAGCAGACCATGTAGCTAAAGAAGGCGGACAGATCTTGAGAGGCGGTGCTTTCAAACCGCGGACTTCTCCTTATAGCTTCCAGGGATTAGGAGAAGAAGGACTAGAGTATCTGGCTGAAGCTAGAGAGAGAACAGGTCTTAAGATAGTTACTGAATTATTGTACTCAGATGATATTGAATTAGTCAATTCTTATACTGATATTCTACAGATCGGATCTCGAAATATGCAGAATTATGGTCTGTTGAAGAAATTAGGAGAAGTGGATACACCAGTAATGTTGAAGCGAGGTTATGCAGCTACTATTAAAGAGTGGTTAATGGCAGCCGAATATGTTATTTCTCACGGCAATGATAATGTTATTCTCTGTGAGCGGGGGATTAGAACTTTTGAGACTGCAACTCGAAACACTTTGGATCTGAATGGAATTGCCCTGATTAAGGATAAATTAAATATACCGGTGATTATAGATCCCAGCCACGGTACCGGTCAAAGAAATTTAGTCAGTCCGATGGCTAAAGCAGGAATCAGTGCTGGAGCCGACGGTATCATGGTAGAGATGCATCCTAATCCAGAAGAGGCTCTCTGTGATGGGCAGCAGTCGTTAACTCTCGATGATTTTTCCCAATTAGTTGATGAACTGAATCGAGTTGCTCAGGCTGTAGATAAAAGATTAGCTGTTTAA